The DNA region CCGGATGTCAGAACCCATTACCCAAACAGTCACCCTTGCTGGTAAACACTGCGAATCCGGAGACATTCTCATTAAAGAAGCGGCTCTACCTAAAACTGAGCCTGGAGATATCTTGGTAGTCATGGATACAGGTGCCTACAATTACAGCATGGCATCTAATTACAATCGATTGCCTCGTCCGGCAGCAGTTTTAGTAGGTCAGGGAGAAGCCAACCTGATTCTACAGCGGGAAACCTACCAAGATTTAATTCGGCAGGATTGCATACCCGACCGATTAGCTTTTGGGAATTGACTGTTAGGCAGGTTTCGGCTAATTGGGTAAACCTAATTAAACGTTTGCTGGGCAAAAGCCCAGCAAATCCCCTGAAAACTATAGCAGTTCTCACTCATATCGCTATTTTGCTTTCTGTGCGATTCCGGAGAGAGGCTGGGAAATTGGCCCCGCAACCCTATTCTGGGAGGGGTTGGGGGTGAGTCCTGATTTTAGTTAACTCAACCGAGAAGCGCTATATATTCCGAAGCAATACCGGACTAGGTAGAAAACAGCTATGTTTAGTTTAATTATGTTCACCTACTTAATCGTCCAAAAGCGCGTCAGCTAAAATCGAACCGTAGAGCTAAAAAACTCAAGCAAGCAAAGGAAAAAATAAAAATAGCGATTAGATTTTAGCTGATTGGCAGGATGTAACCGCAGTTACACTAGATTTAGACTCTGACAAATAACTAAAGTTGAGTAGCTATAATTGCCTTTTGCCTTTTAACCTATCGGTGCAAACTTCAGCAAATCCCATTAAAGTTCAATGAATTCGGGTCCTAGTCAAGACCCTGCCGGAACTTCTGCCTTGGTGCTTCAAAGCCTTGATATTGTATTAGTTCTAGTCCTCACGTATCTGGTACTCCTGTTTATTGGAGAGCGCCGCACGTTGTGGATGGTACGGGGTTTAATTGTCTTAATGTTGGCCTCAGCGGTGAGTAATCGACTGGGGCTAGTGCTTTTGAGTTTTGTGCTGGAAAAGTTGGTAGTTGGCTCGGCTGTGGCGATGGCTGTGATCTTCCAGTCAGAGTTTCGGCGCTTTCTGGAACAATTAGGCAGGGGAGAAATTGTGCAGTTGCTGCAACCTTCCCGTCGAGCCGTCCCTAAGGCTGATAGTGTGGTTGATGAAATTGTGGATGCGGTTAAAGAACTGTCTCAAAACCGTACTGGTGCCTTGATGATTCTGGAAACGAGTGGGACGATTGATGAGCGCGATTTTTCCGTTCAGGGTGTCAAGCTGGATGCTGAAGTTTCTAAAGAACTCTTGCAAACCATCTTTCAGACATCTACCCTATTGCACGACGGTGCAGTGTTTATCAGTGGTTCCCGTATTATGGCTGCTGGGGTGATTCTGCCCCTTTCTGAGCGCACGGCATCGCGCCAGCTGGGAACGCGACACCGGGCGGCAATGGGAATTACCGAGCGAGTCGAAAATTGCCTGTGTGTCGTTGTATCTGAAGAAACAGGCTCCATTTCCTTAGCGGAGCGGGGGAGCCTAAATCGTCCCCTCACCAGCAGTAAGCTGAAAGAACTGTTAGAAGCGCGTTTCTCGCCGTCAATCGAGGAGGGAGCCGTCGCCCCAGGTCTACGCAGTTTAGGACGCCAGATTAGCGATAAGGGAAAGGCACTGATTTTGCGCTTGCTCCGTCTTCTATCTCCGGCTTCTCGTGACAAGAAATGACTCCAAAACCAACTGTCTTACAAAATCTGCCTGCTGACCTGGATGAAACCCGCCTGCCAAAGCACGTAGCGGTAATTATGGATGGAAATGGGCGCTGGGCAAAGCGTCAGGGTCTACCCCGGATTATGGGTCATCGGCGGGGAGTCAATGCGCTTAAGGAATTGCTGCGCTGCTGTAAGGATTGGGGTATTCCAGCACTGACGGCTTATGCTTTTTCTACGGAAAATTGGGGGCGTCCGCTGGATGAAGTTGATTTTTTGATGACGCTGTTCGATCGGGTCTTGCGGCAAGAGCTGCGAGAGATGGTGCAGGAAAATGTGAAAATCAATTTTATGGGGAATCTAGGCGCATTACCGCGAAGTCTTCAAGCTGAGATTGAGCGCTCAATGACCGAAACCCAGCACAATCGCAGCATTCAATTTACGGTGGCAATGAATTATGGCGGTCGTGAGGAAATTTTGCAAGCTTGTCGAGCGATCGCTACCTCTGTGCAGCAAGGTTTGCTCCAGCCAGATCAAATTGATGAAGCTTTGTTTGAAAAGCATCTCTACACTTCCAATGTGGGCGATCCCGACTTATTAATCCGTACCAGTGGCGAAATGCGCGTCTCGAACTTCCTACTGTGGCAAATGGCTTATGCGGAACTCTATATTACAGAGACGCTGTGGCCTGATTTTGACCGGACGGAGTTTCATCGGGCGTTGTGTGTCTATCAACAACGCGATCGCCGTTTTGGGAAGGTTTGAAGGGTTAAGCTGCTAAGTTTCAAGCTTCTCTAAGCTTGTTAACTTGCTAACTTTCAACTTTCCAACCTGCAAAGAAGCAAACTCTTTAAGGCCCAGAAAAAACGGCGTTTTCTACATCTTGGCGAGTGAGGGAGTATTTGAAAGAGCGCAGGATATCGCGCCCACCCTCACCCGCTTGCAGATAACGCACGGTTAGCTCTTCCACATCCAGTAACAATTCGGCTTTCCACGAAGGTCGAGCAATGTGCCAACAGTGTAGGTCTGCACGGTCTTGTTCACATCCTAGCCCTTGAAGCCACTGCTCGATCTCAGGGAGGGGATGGTTGTATAGGGGGGTATCAGCAGCGGGAAGAGTCATATGGATTTGGCAAAAGGGATTTGGGAAAAGGAATTTGTGCAGTTACAAGTTGGGATGCGATAGGTTCAGTTATAGCTTGTTGATTAATGCTTATCTGCTGCAACACTTGCGGCGGAATTTTCTGCCCGGAAACTTGGAAAGCCGTGTCTCCTCGTGTTAAACCAATAGCGATCGCTAACAGCAGGCATCCCAAAAATGTTACACCCAAGATGAACAAAGCAAAAATTTCCCCAGCAGATAGGGGGCGGTCAGTGGGATCGAGGTAAGCTGATGAGGAATAAGTTGGTTTGGGCTGTGACATTGGACGGTTTAAGTTTCCCGGAGCCTGAATCACGCTGATGCGGGAATAGCCAATTCTCATGTCGTAAGCCTGTCGCCGTTCTGGGTTGCTGAGGGTAGCGTAGGCTTCGTTGATCTGCTGGAACTTAGCTGTCGCCGTTTTAGCTGGCAAATCTGTTGTATCGGGATGGTAGCGCTTGCTGAGTTCCCGATAAGCCCGGCGAATTTCGATTGCTGATGCTGAAGGATGCAGCCCCAGCAGGGCGTAATGACTGGTTGCCAAGTTTGTTTGATATGGCATCCTTCGACTTTCATTGTTCGCAGTTGCCCTGTTATGAGTCACCGCAGCTCCACTCTGCCTGGTTACGAATGGTTTTCAATTATTCTAAGACACCTGTGCCTCGACTGCCCTCAGCATGAAGTAAAGAGTTAGGGGAGTAGGGATGCGATCGCAAGACATCAAGTATAATTTTTTCTTATTTTTTTAATGGCTTTTTTCAGGCCATCGGAATGAATCCAACCTACAAAACCACCATAAATTATCTTCCCATTATTATCTGCCAAAAAGATATGCTCGACTCCTAGCGGGGTTTTCCAAGTTCTAACAACCGTTTTATCTCTAAGAGTAAATATAGGTCTAGATTTCTTAAAATCTCTCTCTTCAGCAAAAGTCATTCCCGGCACATTTTCTAAATATTTTATAACTTCCTCTGTAAGCTTAGAAATAGAATTAGCTACTTTGAATTGTTGGGTTTTAATTTGATTTACTATCCCCATGCTAAATTTAGCTAAAGCAACAGCAATTAATCCTGTGATTCCAATCACTGCTATACCGCCCATCATTCCAGCAGAACCACTAATAGTTGCTAAAGCTATTGTGATCGCAGCGCCACTTAAGCCTGTAGCAGCCATTGTGATAACGAATATTACTCCAATAATCTCCAAAGTAGAATCTTTTTTAATTACTGCCTGCATCTGCTATAGCAATCCTATTTGAGTTGTGACTACCTTTAAAAAGAACCGTACAGGCGCTCTAGGGGGCAAGAGAGAAGTTGATAAAGGAGTTACGATTGTTATATTACCTTGATATTTTGTTGATAAATCCTCACTATAGCAATCCTATTTAAGTTGTGAACGAGTATTTTGTCCCTACAGGGTTTCACGAATCTTTTAGGATTGCTATATTTCCGGAACGCGCAAGTCTCCCGCCTAGCTGCATCCCCATAAAAGCGATATTAATATAAAAATAATTAGTAATTTTTCCAAAAAAATACGTGTATTTTCAGCCTTTGATTAAAAATTATAGTAATTACCACGCTTGCTAAAAAAGCTAATTCAAATTACAAACAATCGCTTTCTTTCTATAAATTACTCCGCAAATTGCTGCTAACAGCAACCAGCCCAAAGTATTCACTCGTAAATCAAAAAGGGTTACATCTACAGTGTTAAATAAAGTGCAGCAACCAAAAGCAACTAAATAACTAAAAATAATTAATTGATTTTGTGGGGAAGCGGTGAAGTGCATCTTTGCTAATAACAGGATACCTTGAGCCATTACCCAGCCGACTAATCCAAAAAATAGAATTGTTGCTGGGATGCCAGTTTCAGCAGTTAGCATTAACAACAGACTGTGGGGATGTCCCAGCCAAATTTGCATTTTTGCCTCATAGAGAGGCGTAAAATTTCGTAACCCCCAACCAGTGCAGGGACGCTGCTGCGTCATCGACCAAGCAAACTTCCATTGGGTTGTTCGTAACAGCGCTATTGGTCGGTCTGGATAACGCTGGTCGGTGAGTCGCGCCCAAAAGTAAGTTGGGACAATGATTCGCAGCCATTCTCGCACAGGCGAAGGGCCAAAAGCTGCCCAGAGGACGGTAGTAGCAACACCTGCAACTAGGGCAATTAGCCAACGCCAACCCTGATAGAGCGCAAAGGCGAGACAACTGACGATGACAATTGCCCAAGCGTTGCGGGAGTTGGTTAAGATGAGAGCGATCGCATTCCCAATTACCGCCACACTCAAAAACACCCAGCGCAGCCAATAAGAATCCCTTTTTTTACCTTCGTTCCCAGTCTCAGCCTGGGAACGCACGTTTTGGAGGCTCCGCCTCCCCCAATTCCTAAGAAAGCTAAAGGATAAGTGAGGCGGCCTAACGGGACTTACTTCAGCTCCGGCTCCCCTCAGGTCTTGAGGAGAGGGGCTAGAGGTGAGGTGCTTTTGCCTTTTGGTTTCTTCAATCCACAGTCCCAGCGACAGAATGAAAACAATTTGCAAATACGCCGCAAGGATATTGGCATACATAAACACCGAAGCCATCCGTCCGGGGGGATTGCCTTTGGGTTCAAGCGCCCAACCCACGATACCTTGCAACTGTGCTGGAGTTGCCCAACCTAAAAATATCTGTCCGAAGCCTAGAATAACTACTGGTACGGAAGGAATAACCAGAATCCAAGCGAGTCGCCGCAACTGATTTGGTGTTTGGATCAGTTGACTGTAAGCAGCAAACAAGAGGAAAAACGGGAATAAATTAGCTAATCCCAGAAAAGCTTCAGCGCGATTAAAGGCAAAAGCAGCTGAAATAATCAAGATTACGCTCAAAAGAGCAAATCCCCAGTTGAGGGGGCGACGGATAATTGTGCGATACTTTTGCTTCCAGGTGCCTACCAATGCCAAGAATATTCCCAAGGCACCCAGAATCGGAATGAAGGGAAAAATTAGTAACCCCAGCTGGGCATAGTTCCAAGAGGGCTGCAAGCTGGGGTCAGGATGTTGGGAAGAAGGCAAAAGAATTTTCCTCATTTCTTTTTGCTTTTTCTTTTGCTACCCCCTTTTTTAAGGAGGGTTGGCAAAGTGGTTTCATTTACTAAAAGAAAATTTTTGAACGTTGATTTTGGCTGGCAGTAGGGGCATGGCATTGCCATGCCCCTACAAAATGCCGCAAATTTCGATATTTTCTAAGGGTTGTATGAAACCACCCTGATTTTTTAAGGATGCTAAGGCGATCGCACGAGTACCTTTTTACGCCATTTCCCAGCACTCTGAGCGAGTGAGGCGAATTTGTGCTAAGGCAAAGATAATCGGGATAATGCGACCATAGTTAGTAGCGATCGCTCTCCAGCCTAAATCGGCAAAAAACCATCCCCACATCACAGGCCCCACCAAGGCAAATACACTCCGGAGGGCACCATAGCGGGCAGCACTCATCGCCATACCTCGCTTAGCTGTTTGCAGCGCCAGATAATTCTGAAACTGTGCCGCCGCCACCGCACCGCCTTGAATAACTGTTTCTTTGGCAACTTGATAGCTGGCAAACTGAATCGCAAACTGACGGGCTACTTGTTGCAGCAATATCGGCTGCACAATGGAACTAACAGCCAAAGCGCTACCACCTTTGACCAGTAAACCTACGGGATCGTGCTGCAAGTTGACTGGCAACGGCTCGGAAAGTTCAGAATTTGCCAGACTTCCCTGTATTCTGACAGTCATGGCTTTTTGTTCTTGTCGTGGCAGTTGTTTCCACACCCGTCCCATCAGGTTGAGAAACACTTCTGCCTCTAAATCTGTAGTCGAAAGTTCTGCGGAGTAGGGAATTTTGAGGTAACGACAAACCTGAATCAAAGCTTGGCGATACGTCACTTCGCCAGTGCGTCCCCGCAATACCGTCACTCCATCTGCTGCCAAAAAGCGAAATCTATCTTCGATAGCATCTAACCAACTTTCGCGATCTTGACTTTGGATGTCTATCGGTTCAGGTGTCTGAACATAATCTAAGGGATTAAATTTGCGACGGAACAAGATGTCCGTCAGGTGCTGTAATTCTTCTTCTGTAGCTAACTCCAGTGCGTCTCTCAGCTCGTCCAACTTGCAATCCTCCCAGACCCCAGATGCGGTGCTGTCCCTTATTCTACTCATATATACCTTAAGGCTGTGGGTGACAAGCTATGTTTGATGTAGCGGTGATTGGTGCTGGAATGGCGGGACTTACCTGTGCGAACCAGTTGCACCAAGCTGGATACAAAGTAGTTGTGGTTGACAAATCTCGTGGTGTTGGGGGACGGGTAGCGACGCGCCGATTGCAGGGTACTTGTGCGGATCATGGTACGTGCTATTTAAAAGCACAAGGTGAGTTGTTGCAAAAGTTTGTCGGGGTTTTATGCGATCGCCATATTCTTGAAGTTTGGACGGATACTGTTTACGAATTAGATACTGGATCGCCGTCTCAGTTAGTAGAAGCAAAGCGATATCCTCGTTATGTGGCACCTGCTGGAATGACTGCGATCGCTAAGTTTTTAGCTGCTAATCTAGAGATGCGATTGAGTCAACGAGTGCAGGCGCTTAGTCTCACTGAGGAAAAAACTTGGAATCTCACTTTTGAGGACACAGCCGACGAATTAACAGCAAAAGCTGTAGTTGTGGCAATTCCAGCGCCTCAAGCTTTGATGTTACTGGAATCTTTAACCCAAACTATATCATCAGCATTTCTGGAGATTTTGCGCTCTGTGGAGTTTTACCCCAGCCTTAGCGTGATGGCTGGTTATTCCAAGGAATTTCCTCTACCAACTTGGAAAGCTTGTAACATCTCAAATGACTCTGATTTAGCCTGGATTGGTTTAGACAGCAGCAAACGTCAAAATCCAGAAATGCCGATTTTTGTTCTGCAAAGCAGTGCTGAGTTTGCCCAACGTTATTTAGATGCCCAAGATTTAAGTTCAGCTGCACAGCAGATGTTATCCCGTGCTGCACAGTTGCTAATTCCTGGGCTGGATTCCCCGGAATGGTTGCAAATTCACCGCTGGCGTTATGCTTTCCCCAGTAATCCTTTGAATATTGATTGCCTTGATGCTGAGACACCATTGCCCTTAGTTTGTTGTGGCGATTGGTGCGGCGGAAACTTGGTGGAAGGGGCAATGAATTCTGGGGCTGCTGCTGCTGTCAGGATAAATCAACAGATGGAGATGCGAAGCCTTCCAGGAGAAAGTTTCTTGGATGCTCTCTAGCAACAATCCGTTAGTGATGGGTAAGGAGTTAATTGAAAACTATGGAAGATTCTATCCAAGTAGTGGATTACGATGCTAATTGGTCTATCCGATTTGAGCAGGAAAAGTCCCAGATTCTCAACGCCCTCGGTGATGCTGTCTTGGATATTCAACACATTGGCAGTACCTCAGTACCAGGATTGGCAGCTAA from Funiculus sociatus GB2-C1 includes:
- the cdaA gene encoding diadenylate cyclase CdaA gives rise to the protein MNSGPSQDPAGTSALVLQSLDIVLVLVLTYLVLLFIGERRTLWMVRGLIVLMLASAVSNRLGLVLLSFVLEKLVVGSAVAMAVIFQSEFRRFLEQLGRGEIVQLLQPSRRAVPKADSVVDEIVDAVKELSQNRTGALMILETSGTIDERDFSVQGVKLDAEVSKELLQTIFQTSTLLHDGAVFISGSRIMAAGVILPLSERTASRQLGTRHRAAMGITERVENCLCVVVSEETGSISLAERGSLNRPLTSSKLKELLEARFSPSIEEGAVAPGLRSLGRQISDKGKALILRLLRLLSPASRDKK
- a CDS encoding O-antigen ligase family protein, yielding MRKILLPSSQHPDPSLQPSWNYAQLGLLIFPFIPILGALGIFLALVGTWKQKYRTIIRRPLNWGFALLSVILIISAAFAFNRAEAFLGLANLFPFFLLFAAYSQLIQTPNQLRRLAWILVIPSVPVVILGFGQIFLGWATPAQLQGIVGWALEPKGNPPGRMASVFMYANILAAYLQIVFILSLGLWIEETKRQKHLTSSPSPQDLRGAGAEVSPVRPPHLSFSFLRNWGRRSLQNVRSQAETGNEGKKRDSYWLRWVFLSVAVIGNAIALILTNSRNAWAIVIVSCLAFALYQGWRWLIALVAGVATTVLWAAFGPSPVREWLRIIVPTYFWARLTDQRYPDRPIALLRTTQWKFAWSMTQQRPCTGWGLRNFTPLYEAKMQIWLGHPHSLLLMLTAETGIPATILFFGLVGWVMAQGILLLAKMHFTASPQNQLIIFSYLVAFGCCTLFNTVDVTLFDLRVNTLGWLLLAAICGVIYRKKAIVCNLN
- a CDS encoding NAD(P)/FAD-dependent oxidoreductase, with amino-acid sequence MFDVAVIGAGMAGLTCANQLHQAGYKVVVVDKSRGVGGRVATRRLQGTCADHGTCYLKAQGELLQKFVGVLCDRHILEVWTDTVYELDTGSPSQLVEAKRYPRYVAPAGMTAIAKFLAANLEMRLSQRVQALSLTEEKTWNLTFEDTADELTAKAVVVAIPAPQALMLLESLTQTISSAFLEILRSVEFYPSLSVMAGYSKEFPLPTWKACNISNDSDLAWIGLDSSKRQNPEMPIFVLQSSAEFAQRYLDAQDLSSAAQQMLSRAAQLLIPGLDSPEWLQIHRWRYAFPSNPLNIDCLDAETPLPLVCCGDWCGGNLVEGAMNSGAAAAVRINQQMEMRSLPGESFLDAL
- a CDS encoding isoprenyl transferase, translated to MTPKPTVLQNLPADLDETRLPKHVAVIMDGNGRWAKRQGLPRIMGHRRGVNALKELLRCCKDWGIPALTAYAFSTENWGRPLDEVDFLMTLFDRVLRQELREMVQENVKINFMGNLGALPRSLQAEIERSMTETQHNRSIQFTVAMNYGGREEILQACRAIATSVQQGLLQPDQIDEALFEKHLYTSNVGDPDLLIRTSGEMRVSNFLLWQMAYAELYITETLWPDFDRTEFHRALCVYQQRDRRFGKV
- a CDS encoding J domain-containing protein, which produces MPYQTNLATSHYALLGLHPSASAIEIRRAYRELSKRYHPDTTDLPAKTATAKFQQINEAYATLSNPERRQAYDMRIGYSRISVIQAPGNLNRPMSQPKPTYSSSAYLDPTDRPLSAGEIFALFILGVTFLGCLLLAIAIGLTRGDTAFQVSGQKIPPQVLQQISINQQAITEPIASQLVTAQIPFPKSLLPNPYDSSRC
- a CDS encoding DUF3143 domain-containing protein; translated protein: MTLPAADTPLYNHPLPEIEQWLQGLGCEQDRADLHCWHIARPSWKAELLLDVEELTVRYLQAGEGGRDILRSFKYSLTRQDVENAVFSGP
- a CDS encoding YaaW family protein, with translation MDELRDALELATEEELQHLTDILFRRKFNPLDYVQTPEPIDIQSQDRESWLDAIEDRFRFLAADGVTVLRGRTGEVTYRQALIQVCRYLKIPYSAELSTTDLEAEVFLNLMGRVWKQLPRQEQKAMTVRIQGSLANSELSEPLPVNLQHDPVGLLVKGGSALAVSSIVQPILLQQVARQFAIQFASYQVAKETVIQGGAVAAAQFQNYLALQTAKRGMAMSAARYGALRSVFALVGPVMWGWFFADLGWRAIATNYGRIIPIIFALAQIRLTRSECWEMA